From the Synechococcus sp. Nb3U1 genome, one window contains:
- the cobU gene encoding bifunctional adenosylcobinamide kinase/adenosylcobinamide-phosphate guanylyltransferase, whose protein sequence is MPIVLICGPARSGKSRLAEKLAMASGLSVMYLATGPKADPVRDPEWAERVQRHRQRRPSSWKTWETGLDLSAKLEKLPQPCCALVDSLGGWVAQGLDYSPSEWDPWVQSFLAHLEGFAGYVILVAEEVGWGVVPAYPMGRLFRDRLGELTQKVGVVADQVFLVTAGFALEISRLGIPVDQVWQVWDPGDPELR, encoded by the coding sequence ATGCCGATCGTGCTTATCTGTGGCCCGGCTCGCTCCGGCAAAAGTCGTCTGGCCGAAAAGCTGGCGATGGCTTCGGGTTTATCGGTGATGTATCTGGCTACTGGGCCTAAAGCTGATCCGGTGAGGGATCCGGAATGGGCAGAACGGGTGCAACGGCACCGGCAGCGACGACCGTCCAGTTGGAAAACCTGGGAAACAGGCCTGGATTTGAGTGCAAAACTAGAGAAGTTGCCGCAGCCCTGTTGTGCTCTGGTGGATTCCTTGGGGGGCTGGGTGGCCCAGGGATTGGACTATTCTCCCTCAGAATGGGATCCCTGGGTGCAGTCTTTCCTGGCCCACCTAGAGGGCTTTGCCGGGTATGTGATTTTGGTGGCGGAGGAGGTGGGGTGGGGGGTGGTGCCCGCTTACCCGATGGGGCGCTTGTTTCGGGATCGGCTGGGGGAGTTGACCCAGAAAGTGGGGGTCGTGGCGGATCAGGTCTTTTTGGTCACGGCAGGTTTTGCCCTGGAGATCAGCCGCTTGGGGATCCCGGTGGATCAGGTGTGGCAGGTGTGGGATCCCGGTGATCCAGAGCTGCGATAA